A window of Chryseobacterium shandongense genomic DNA:
CTAAGGCTTTAAGGTATTCAAAAACAAAAGCGGAGAAAATCCTCCGCTTTGATCATTTATTTAAATTTATTTTTTTCCGGTAAGCCACTGGTCCTGAAGTTTCTTTTCTTCCGGTGTCGGATTAGCCTTAAACTGAAGCGTTTCCATCGTCATCTTATCAAGAACAGCTTTTCCTTTAAGATCGATCTTTTCAGATTTTCCGCCATTGTCTCTAAGAACTGTCACTGTTACATTCTGTCCTTCCTTAATCGTTTTGGAATAATTAATGAAATCCTGAACATTTTGAATGTTGATTGTTTTACCATCCAAAGCTAAAATTTTGTCGGTAATTTTGAATCCGATACTTTTTGCAAAAGGGGATAGCGCAGAGCTTTCATCAAACACGAACGTATTTGTTTTTTCATCATATCCTGTCTGGTTCGGATCTTTGATAAACCAGAAAATCGGCGGTGTTTCCTGCTTCTGCAGTTCCACACCCACCATATTGAGGTATTGCGCATAAGGAGTCGGCTGACTTCCCGCAATATATTTGTTATAAAAATCTCGTACCTGAGGATATCCGGTTACTGCTACCAGTTCATCAATAAGCTTGTCATCTTTGAACGGCTTGTTTTCACCGAATCGCTGGGATAGTTTTCGGATCATATCACGATATCCCATTTCGCCGTTGGAAAGCTTTCTAAGCTCGATATCCAGACACATTGCCAATAATGCTCCTTTTTCATAAACATTTCTGTACTGGTCTTTGTATTCGTCGAGAAGAACATTTTTACTCATGACCGTAAATGGCATGGTATCGTTGTAATTCTTTGAATTGGTGATTTTCTCATTCATTCTCTGAAGGAATTCATCTCTTGTAATCAGGCCTTCCTGGATCTGGAAAAGATTAGCGAAGTATTCCGTTCCGCCTTCATACATCCAAAGGTGCTGAGACATTTTAGGATCTGCGTAATCAAAGTAATGGATTTCTTCAGAATGCGTTTTTAATGGATTTACCGTATGGAAAAACTCGTGCGAAACAACATCGGTGATGGTTTTGTCGATGGCTTCTTTCGGCATCATTTCAGGAAGCACCACACTAGTTGATTCATGATGTTCCAGCGCACCGAATCCTTTAATCTGAGGCCCGTCTCCGCCTGAAAGATACAGCATGATCGCATATTTTCTATTGGTATTCATATCTCCCAGAAATTTCTTTTGGGCAACTACCATTTTTTCAAGATTATCTTTGAAATCTGCAGCTTTGTATTTTCCGGAAGGAGAGTACACGCCCAACACCAGATCCATGCCTCCTGCATTGAAGGTGATGTAATCAGGTTTGGTGTACATTAATGGTGAATCGGTAACTTTTGCATAATTGGCCAGCGTAAAGGTATCTGTAGCTTCCGACTTGTCCTGGTCTACTAAAGCTGTTGTTCCGTAGAAATCTGCCGGCTTCTGGATAACCAGCTGATAAGGAACATCCTGCATATTATCAATATACCCAATGAATCCGTGAGTATTGATTAAATAAACTTTTCTTTCTTCGATATCTGTCCCGGATGGCGAGAAAACAGCCTTATGCTTGGAAGTGACCATTTCATCATCGAAGCTGTCGTTTACCAAATATGTAATTTTAGATAAATTTTGGGCATTCTTCAGGGCATACGTATTATCATTTACTTTTGAAAATGCAATCTCCTTTC
This region includes:
- a CDS encoding M61 family metallopeptidase translates to MKKIALSLGVLTAFLVNAQSIKTTIDLVNVKDDKVAVTMEFPKMKSGDVKFHFPKTVPGTYSVDDYGRFVEGIKFLDNKGKEIAFSKVNDNTYALKNAQNLSKITYLVNDSFDDEMVTSKHKAVFSPSGTDIEERKVYLINTHGFIGYIDNMQDVPYQLVIQKPADFYGTTALVDQDKSEATDTFTLANYAKVTDSPLMYTKPDYITFNAGGMDLVLGVYSPSGKYKAADFKDNLEKMVVAQKKFLGDMNTNRKYAIMLYLSGGDGPQIKGFGALEHHESTSVVLPEMMPKEAIDKTITDVVSHEFFHTVNPLKTHSEEIHYFDYADPKMSQHLWMYEGGTEYFANLFQIQEGLITRDEFLQRMNEKITNSKNYNDTMPFTVMSKNVLLDEYKDQYRNVYEKGALLAMCLDIELRKLSNGEMGYRDMIRKLSQRFGENKPFKDDKLIDELVAVTGYPQVRDFYNKYIAGSQPTPYAQYLNMVGVELQKQETPPIFWFIKDPNQTGYDEKTNTFVFDESSALSPFAKSIGFKITDKILALDGKTINIQNVQDFINYSKTIKEGQNVTVTVLRDNGGKSEKIDLKGKAVLDKMTMETLQFKANPTPEEKKLQDQWLTGKK